From the Aspergillus puulaauensis MK2 DNA, chromosome 1, nearly complete sequence genome, the window ATGCCATGGTGACACAGTTGGGAACCATCGATGACCAAGCCTCGAGATCACGCTGGATACCGAGAAGATTGGCTTCTCTGAGCTGTGGCTGGGCGATTGTTTGTTGGTAAATGGAATCCAGACTACATACATCAGTACTGGGCGCGACAGTATCCAATGCCAACCTACTAGTAAGAGTCAATCAGCTCGTGCAGGATCCGGCTTAGTTTGACCATCTCCAAAAATCGCGCACTCGTAGATATGTCAACAGTGTGGCTAGAGGAATCCACCAGACTCTGGAGATCTGCAGATACCTCTTCGCCAAATGCGATGTCGTCCATGGCCGGCGGGGATGTGGTAAAGGAACCTGGGTATACTAGCGGGGGATTGCCATGGCACACGGATGACCAAATATCGCTGATGTAGGTTGCCCACCATAATTTCTTTcgcaccttcttctctcccgGTACAAGGTGCCACGCAGACGAATCTCGGTGGAGTCCAACCATCTGTGCACATGCAACAAGACGGGACGTAAATATCCATGTCCTTGGCGTTTCAATCGTAGCATTATCCGCTGGCCGTTCATACAAGAGAAGCAAGCAAGCCTGGATTCCACACAAATTTGGGGCATGTAGTTCCCGCTGCAGGCATGATTGGGCCGCTTCGAAGAGGTCATGCAGGTCGAACTGCAGAGAGCCCTCGACGTCTGGGTCGTGCTTCCAAAACGTTGAACCCAGTCCATACACAGCACCTCGTAGTGACGCCGGAATCTTCATCTTGTCTTCTAGGTATGCCTTCAAGAATCGTCCTTTGGAAACAACGCAATAGACCGGATGGACATGTTTGAAGAATAGTCGAACCAGTGTTTTGCCGTGTGGTGATACCATGGACTCGATCTCGTTAGATATTCTTTGCTTTGCTACATCGTCGGCCGGCTGGAACTCGTCCATTAACAAGTTAAAGTGGACTGGAAACGCGGTATCCAAGTCTCCTGCACTCGCCTGGATGACGTCTGCGCTTATACCATCTCTCTCGTTGGTGATCACAGACCTGAAAGATGCCAGCAGGTCTGTGTCTTGCTCGCCGGCGAGGCCTATAGAGTGCGCGGTCCGGTTTTCATTGTCTTCAAGGGTGTCAACCGTGGGACCGTTGTCGCTGACGTATGTTGCAGGCGACGTCTGCGAAGCTGCCTCGGTCCGGCTCCCAGGTGAAGTTATATCAGTAGTTAACCTTTCGGGAGATGTAAGTGCTGGTATGCTGGTGAAACTCGTGTCGACGGCTCTGTTTTCAGTCGTTTCGGTGTCGCGCGATCTCTGACGCGATGGGGGAATGGAACCGCCATCGGTCGACTTGCAAGCCTGGCCTTTTGATCGACAGAACCGACCTAGACTATTAGATTACGAAACGATGGGGATTGGAGCAACACACATGGCGGAACAGTCTCGATAATGCAGGCAGTCTTGCGCCGGCGGCAGGTGTCACAGGGCGGATTCTTGCGGCTTCTCCATTGGCGGGCAGCACCGAACTTGGTCTTGATCTTGAAGCTACGTCGTCTCTGGGGAATAGGTCGATCCATGCCAGGGAAACAGATCTGCCATCATCTTGCAGATACGGAATGCAGAGTGAGACGTGAGAAGTGAGGGGAAGACTTCGAGGCAGTTTATCTGGTGTATTGAAGCTAATCCCAAGGAAGACTAGTCCAATACCCCTGATACCACACCCATCTCCAGTAAACAATTAATTCAACTGCAATGCATGTTGGAAATTCGTCATGGTCAAACCGGATAATTCTTTAGAAGATTTTGAAAATCCGTGCCAGTCGTGATGTGGATAAGTCAGGGTTGCGTTTCAagcagaaatatatatcaggcGAAGAGTGCTAATTGTACGCCAACAGAGCATCCACACAATTTTTcactatatattaaatcaATGCCGCAATCCTCGATGACGATCAAGAAAAACAACCATCGTTTCATGACCCCCAGGTTTCCAATACATTATCAAAAAAAGTGAGAGGAGAGTAGAAGCCGGGAGGAAAATCTGCTGATTATTTTTGTTAGCTTCAATCAGCATGAGCGAGTACCGGTATGATTCTCACATTCATTGGTAAACGTTGTGCCAAATTCATTCAGGGGTACGGTACCAAGATCGGTCTGAAAGTCATAGGAAACGGGCCCGTCTCTGTCATCGCCAGTCGCTTCTGTATTTTCAAGGACGATGCTCAGTGCTTTCGCCACTTTTCCAGCTTCGGCAGATGTCGTACTCATTTGAAGCCAGATCTTGTGCGAGATCGTTAGTTGTTGTCGAATCTCTTCGGCTCTAGGCAGTCGCGTTGTCTGTCCTGCCAAGTCATTCAATTCAAACTTATCCACGTCTTGGAGGTAGAGACAGAGCACGCTCGTCGCTAGGAGAACATCCTGGTTGAAAATATGGGTGACCTTCCATCGAAGCTGACACAAACGACCAAATGGCCGAGACTCTTCATGGAGCATTTCTTGAAACGATAGAATTTTGAGTGCGGAATCTAAGCAAATTCGCACCGACTCCCTGCCCTGCTCTTGAGCCTGTCGACCTGGGTAGCTGATCAAAGATCTCCGGTACAGGAGGATGCGTGATTTGTAGTAGGTCGTTTCTACACTAATACGCTGCACCACAAGATTTGGGCTATCCGTGATGGCGTTTGGCTTAGTTCCCCAGCGCAGTACAGGGGGGATAGCACGATTGTGTACGTCTTCAAGAAGTGCGTCGACCTTGAGGACCTGCTCGTAGGAAAGGGGATTAATATCGGTGTTGACGTCGCAAATCAAGCCGAGAGCTGTGATCAGTCGCCCTCTTGCGATGAGAGGGAGGATCGGCGTCCATTCTGTTTCTGGCCTCAGCGGAGGCATCTCGCTTGTGTCCTCGTCGAAGTCACAATCGCGCAGATTACTTGGTTGTTTTGTATCGATATGCGTATCTGTGGCATTTCGAGGAAGGCCCATCTCCAAAGATAGACTGAGGTCTAACTGAAGAATTGTAGTCCAGATTCGTCTACGCATCTCACCCTCAAATGGGGATATTCCGGCAAAGTGATCTGGGTCCCGGTGATAGCCCATACGCATTGCAATACGGAGTATGGTACTGATGAAAAGCCAACCATCGGTAGCGCTGTCTTTCAAGAGTACAAACTCTCCAGTAAGGACCGTTATGAGGGTTTCCAGAATATACGGCCCTCCCCTCGTATACCTGGCCAGAATCAGAGACTGAACGGCCTTCTCCCGGAAGGCATCCTTCATGGTAAGATATTCTGCCTTGAGCGACTCGGCTCGTGTATCGGTGGAGTCAATGGTGAAGGTCTGCAACTGCGCGGCGATATATAACATAGAGAACATTAGACCGATCCAAGCGATGGAAGTTGCAGAGGAATCCTCCCAGAAGCCTTCGTACTGGTCAAATGTCAGGCTGCCTGTAATCGGCCAGGTTAGAAAGAACCCACCTCTCGGAGAAACTTCTTGCGATGAATGAGATCTACAACACACAGTTAGTGGCTCTGAAAGCGGATGGAAATTTTGGATATACTGACACGGAGTGACAATGTGGGAATCGAAGTGAAGGGCCATCAGGCGGTCGACAACTGGACGAGGTGGAACAGCGGCCAGGATCTCATCTCGAGTTGCATGACGGTTCGGGCCATAGAACAAGTGTGAACCGGGCGGATTGCTATCAGGGACGATGTCCTCCTTCAATCCTCTGATTTTGGCCAGAATGGCCTCCCAATGGACACTCTGGACATAGCTTGTTCCGGACTCGCGCAGCTTTAGGGTGCCAGGGTCTGCCggggctgcagctgcatccGGGGACTTATTTAGTCTCTCGGGATGAGGGAACACATCTGATGGTCTCGGCGAGTTTGGTGTGGGCAGGCTTGGGAGTGGTTGGCCTTCCATGAGCGTCACGACAAGGCTCTCCAATTCAGAAATTCGTCCATGGAGGCTGGCGGACTGTCGCGGAGCAACAGACCGCTGAGCATCAGGGGTAGAAGATGTCTTCGCATAAATGCAGGAGTTGGTGATGCCACGCCTTGTGCAAGCTCCGCATGGGCGATGTCGGTCGCACCTCAGCCTGGCAAAGTTAAGCATCCATGACTTGCTAATGGCTATCGAGCACGTACTTGCGGTGTCTACAAGGGTCGCAGGAAAGCTGGACTTTGTCTCTGCGGCGGTTTGGCGGCGGACGGGGGCGTTGGGCATTgtcggccatggtgattgGATTGAACATACGACAATGCGGTTTTCCAGGCAGTGGGAatggagacggagatggagatggacaatggagaatggaggatggagaaatgGAGAGAGGAACGACCGTCCGACCGTCCGCCCACCCTCCGCTTCCACCGTCCGTGCGGCAACCATGTCTCCTTGCCTTCGCTCAACCAACCTCCACCTTTGCTCCGTATTTACGGACTATTTCTCGGGTTTAGTAGCTGGCGGAGCTATCCCATGCCCAAATAACTCTAGCTATGACTTGTCTACGCAGCCTTCGTCCGGGCATGGTCCGGTCGCCCTGTCTTCCAATATATAACAAGCAGGTCTGCCAATAGCCCAGAGATATACCACCCCCGACAAAATATCATGGCTGACTTGGAATCTGCCCCCGAGGAACCGGCCAGAGCGCAAGACGGCCACGGCGAGCCTGAACAAACATCAATTGAACAAGAGACCAAGGACAATGTCGTTGACTGGGATGGGCCAGACGATCCCCAAAACCCGCGGAACTGGCCAGCATGGAAACGCTTGACCCAAGTCGGGCTGGCCAGCGCTTTCTTGCTCACTGCGTAAGGCAGCCTGTGCTATGTTGGCGAAGAAAACTTGTACTGACTGTCTACTGCACATACAGAAACCTCGCCGCGACAATGTTTGCACCTGGGGCTGCCGCGCTTGCTCAGGAGTTCCATATCACGAGCTCCACCGTTTCCAGTCTCACCGTCTCCATTTACCTTTGCGGCTTCGCCCTTGGGCCAATGTTCATTGCACCTCTATCCGAACTGTACGGACGTCTGGTGGTTTACCACATCTGTAATATCATTTACATTGGCTTCATTGTCGGATGTGCGCTCGGCAAAAACACCGGCATGTTTCTCGTCTTTCGATTTCTTGCCGGGTGTGCTTCTTCGGGTCCATTGACTGTTGGTGGAGGAACAGTCGCCGATGTTGTCCCGCCAGCTCAGCGTGGGAAGGCGATGTCTGTGTTCTCCATGGGACCGCTTCTGGGACCAGTAGGTGCTATCACCCCACACAAACTGTCATGACACTGACAATCCTTAGGTGTTGGGCCCAATTGTTGGTGGATTTGTGTCCGAATCGATTGGCTGGCGGTGGACGTTTTGGATCATCGTAATCCTAGTGAGTAGAGCATCGCCCCTACTATTCTCGAGTCGCTGACGGTTCGACCTAGGCAGGAGTATTTTTTGTCCTGtcaatcttcctccttcgcgAGACCAACGCTGTTGTCTTGCTAGGATGGAAGGCTGCTCGCCTGCGGAAGGAAACAGGCAATGCTGCTCTGGTTTCAAAGATGGATCGAGGCCTGACCCCCGGCCAGCTATTCATCCGCGCTATTACTCGACCAACAAAGCTTCTGATCCTGTCGCCAATCGtgcttctcctctcccttctATGCGCGTTCGTTTTCGGCCTCCTCTTTCTACTATTCACCACGTTTCCCACGGTCTTCGAGGAACAATACCACTTCTCCGCCGGCGTTTCTGGATTGGCATATCTCGGCCTTGGAATTGGAATGGTCATCTCTCTCGCAGCCTTCGCCGGCGTCAGCGACAAGCTGCACAAGGCACTTGGAGATTCGCCCAAACCTGAAGGACGCCTGAAGCCCATGATGTGGGTCATGCCCACCGTGCCCGTCGGTATATTCTGGTACGGCTGGGCAGCCGCGAAGCAGACTCATTGGATCGTGCCCATCCTCGGCACTTGTTGCTTTGGATTTGGCTTTCTCTGGGTCGTACTGCCGACGCAGCTCTACTTGTTGGATGCGTTTGGCCCTGAGGCTGCTGCCTCTGCGTTGGCGGCGAACGTGATTCTCCGCCTTCTTTTTGCAGCTTTCATTCCATTGGCAGGGCCGTCTTTGTATGCGGACCTGGGACTTGGGTGGGGAAATAGCGTCTTGGGTTTTATAGGCGTGGCTTTTCTTCCGGTGCCATATTTCTTCTATCGTTACGGAGGGTGGCTCAGGGAGCGCTTTGCTGTGAAGTTATAACCAAGCTATAGAGACAGACTTAGAACGGTATCTAAGTGGGTTCGATTTCTAAGAAAAGAATATGATACATACATAAAGCTAGCCAATCACTGATATCCGCGCTCTCTCCACGACGTTACACCACGACACCCATACTATGGACCATCGCGTAGGACAGCGCGATGGATTGATCAGCAAGTTCACGGACATTGTGCTACTCGCCTATAAATACGCGCAAGTAACACTGACGTGCTCCTCTACCAACTCGAATGATTCATTCCTAAACTGCTATATCTCATCCAGATACTTACCGGCCATGTCCGCAACAAAATTAAACACCCTAGCCTCCCAACGCTACCGGGACACCGAATCCTCCACATTCGCAGAtccaacagcatcatcctCAAGCCCCATCCCAGAAGCCCTGCAGACAATCCTGTCCCACAAGTCCTGCCGTGCTTTTCTCCCCGCCGCTCTTGCCAACGGAACCCTCGAAACCCTGCTCACAGCCGGCTCAAGCGGCTCCACATCCTCCCTATACCAAACCTGGTCCGTGGTAGCCATCCAAGAACCAGAGCACAAAGCAAAAGTCGCCGCCCTCGCAGACGATCAAGAGTTCATCCGCCAAGCGCCCCTGCTGCTAGTCTTCTGCCCGAATCTGCGCCGGCTGCATACCCTCTCCACGCACTATGGGCAGCAGCCTGCGAGAGCGTTAGACAGCATGGACATGTTCATCATCAGCGTGGTCGATGCCGCAATCGCAGGGCAGAATGTTGCTATTGCGGCTGAGGCGATGGGGTTGGGGATTTGCTATGTGGGCGCGATTAGGAATAACGCGGCGGAGTTGTGTGAATTGTTGAATCTGCCTCCGCTGACGTGGGGGGGTGTTTGGCATGGCGGTTGGGTATCCGGATTTGCGGGATAGTGGAGCTGGGAGGCGGATTAAGCCACGGCTGCCGATGCGGGAGATTGTGCATATAGAGCGGTGGGGTGAAGAGGGGGAGCAGCAGATGGGGAATGTTGCTTCTTATGATGGGTCGCTTGGGGAGTTTTAtattgaggaggggaagaatgGGCGGATGGGATGGGGGGAGTTTGTTGCTGGGAAGGTGGCGCCGTTTGAGCAGGACGGGAGAGAGAGGATTCGGGGGGCTATTGAGGGACAGGGGTTTAAGCTTGAATAGCAGTGTATACTAGAATACATGATATATTACAGTATGAGATTGCAATGACTAGGTTAATAGAACCATGTCCAACATCACTCTGAATTATACCAAGCTTAAAGCATCGCTGACCGGCACAACATACTGTTCCCAGTCATTTATATCAGATATAGACGGCCTCTTCGGCTCAGAGGAACTCGATAAACTAAAGTCCCGCGCTTTCCAGACCTGCTCGATAACCACACGCGTCCGAGAGACGCTCGAGACACTGCtcttggccatcttctcgagCAATTCAAATACAAGCCTTCTCCCATCTGTCATTGATTGAGTGTCTGGGTGTACAGATAGCTCAACGTCAAGCGGGTCCAattcaacagcagcaacaaaaaGAGGCCAGATAACATGGCAGGAGCGTTCCAAGTCTAGGAGCTTAACAATCTCCTGCAACATGTTCCGTATATAACTTTTGATCAAAGGATCTGATGGCCGCCCGCCAAATAATGCGCAGTTTagaaagacaagacaagCGAGTTTCTTCAGTTCAGCAACCCGCTGAATCGTCCGATCTTGTTCAGGGACACTACATTCTTGTTTGAGATGCGCGAGGTTATTGTTCAACGCGTTGGCTCGGAGGTCGAAGGTCATCTGGTCCTCGTCCGAGACCATGTCCCGCCGTGACCTGCTGAGGTCCATAACTGAAAATAGTATGGAGACAAGGGCCGGGCTGCATCCCATCCAAGGATTGATCGTTATGTCGTCTTCACACCAATAGCTTGACCCGAACAGGTCTGCTTTTGCGCAGGCAGTCCGGCCCATTACGTCTTggaaagcgaagaaaagCTCCACAAAGGAAGATACTTCATCCTGTTGTGTACCTTCATTTGGTCCTGTTAAGAGCTGCTGGCGCTTTCGAAGCCGAATGATATCTTTTGCTCCTTGGAGGTGAACAATCCACTGCTGATCGCAGTGGTCGACGATATCGAAGAGGCATAGGAACATTGCAATCACCAAGAGTTCCCGGTCTTTAGAAGCTAGAACCGTTCGGCCAACATTAATTTGCTTTCGAAAGTCCATTAGAACGCGGGACTTAAGTCGTAGGCTGATGTTGGTATATTGGGGGTCATATTGAGACCAATGGCAGGCGGCTAGCGCTTGGATTGCTCGCAACA encodes:
- a CDS encoding Zn(II)2Cys6 transcription factor (COG:S;~EggNog:ENOG410PNMF;~InterPro:IPR036864,IPR007219,IPR001138;~PFAM:PF04082;~go_function: GO:0000981 - DNA-binding transcription factor activity, RNA polymerase II-specific [Evidence IEA];~go_function: GO:0003677 - DNA binding [Evidence IEA];~go_function: GO:0008270 - zinc ion binding [Evidence IEA];~go_process: GO:0006351 - transcription, DNA-templated [Evidence IEA];~go_process: GO:0006355 - regulation of transcription, DNA-templated [Evidence IEA]), whose product is MDRPIPQRRRSFKIKTKFGAARQWRSRKNPPCDTCRRRKTACIIETVPPCRFCRSKGQACKSTDGGSIPPSRQRSRDTETTENRAVDTSFTSIPALTSPERLTTDITSPGSRTEAASQTSPATYVSDNGPTVDTLEDNENRTAHSIGLAGEQDTDLLASFRSVITNERDGISADVIQASAGDLDTAFPVHFNLLMDEFQPADDVAKQRISNEIESMVSPHGKTLVRLFFKHVHPVYCVVSKGRFLKAYLEDKMKIPASLRGAVYGLGSTFWKHDPDVEGSLQFDLHDLFEAAQSCLQRELHAPNLCGIQACLLLLYERPADNATIETPRTWIFTSRLVACAQMVGLHRDSSAWHLVPGEKKVRKKLWWATYISDIWSSVCHGNPPLVYPGSFTTSPPAMDDIAFGEEVSADLQSLVDSSSHTVDISTSARFLEMVKLSRILHELIDSYYLDSIYQQTIAQPQLREANLLGIQRDLEAWSSMVPNCVTMAYNADTASAFRNNGPLNLAYFAVQALLFRALMSPARMYAKSDPNSSLCRYFDSAVNEFRNFTVFMGRITSACLHAFWGGRTYCFPSA
- a CDS encoding Zn(II)2Cys6 transcription factor (COG:S;~EggNog:ENOG410PQ85;~InterPro:IPR036864,IPR021858,IPR001138;~PFAM:PF00172,PF11951;~go_function: GO:0000981 - DNA-binding transcription factor activity, RNA polymerase II-specific [Evidence IEA];~go_function: GO:0008270 - zinc ion binding [Evidence IEA];~go_process: GO:0006355 - regulation of transcription, DNA-templated [Evidence IEA]), whose product is MEPAKMQRQGKNLSTRSPHGCSNCRRSKVKCDEQKPSCTRCWRKDLQCSSPVQLRWESTYRDRGVAFGRSGVWAKSLPTKGQGQGQGQGQSASFPNGTTWLSTPTIHSWAFVNNDTSFIQRLSEEEQDHAKRHLLPAFDAKIAIGEQQPNEIILSSLSSPKSSPHQAICIDEAFTPTIPSSPGLFPSLDVVGNRVLFDYYINQICPRTGHGALSQSPFVSVILPYCISAPPTVLRAIQALAACHWSQYDPQYTNISLRLKSRVLMDFRKQINVGRTVLASKDRELLVIAMFLCLFDIVDHCDQQWIVHLQGAKDIIRLRKRQQLLTGPNEGTQQDEVSSFVELFFAFQDVMGRTACAKADLFGSSYWCEDDITINPWMGCSPALVSILFSVMDLSRSRRDMVSDEDQMTFDLRANALNNNLAHLKQECSVPEQDRTIQRVAELKKLACLVFLNCALFGGRPSDPLIKSYIRNMLQEIVKLLDLERSCHVIWPLFVAAVELDPLDVELSVHPDTQSMTDGRRLVFELLEKMAKSSVSSVSRTRVVIEQVWKARDFSLSSSSEPKRPSISDINDWEQYVVPVSDALSLV
- a CDS encoding fungal specific transcription factor domain-containing protein (COG:K;~EggNog:ENOG410PMQS;~InterPro:IPR007219;~go_function: GO:0003677 - DNA binding [Evidence IEA];~go_function: GO:0008270 - zinc ion binding [Evidence IEA];~go_process: GO:0006351 - transcription, DNA-templated [Evidence IEA]) gives rise to the protein MKDAFREKAVQSLILARYTRGGPYILETLITVLTGEFVLLKDSATDGWLFISTILRIAMRMGYHRDPDHFAGISPFEGEMRRRIWTTILQLDLSLSLEMGLPRNATDTHIDTKQPSNLRDCDFDEDTSEMPPLRPETEWTPILPLIARGRLITALGLICDVNTDINPLSYEQVLKVDALLEDVHNRAIPPVLRWGTKPNAITDSPNLVVQRISVETTYYKSRILLYRRSLISYPGRQAQEQGRESVRICLDSALKILSFQEMLHEESRPFGRLCQLRWKVTHIFNQDVLLATSVLCLYLQDVDKFELNDLAGQTTRLPRAEEIRQQLTISHKIWLQMSTTSAEAGKVAKALSIVLENTEATGDDRDGPVSYDFQTDLGTVPLNEFGTTFTNESDFPPGFYSPLTFFDNVLETWGS
- a CDS encoding MFS transporter (COG:S;~EggNog:ENOG410QDX2;~InterPro:IPR020846,IPR011701,IPR036259;~PFAM:PF07690;~TransMembrane:11 (o58-83i95-116o122-142i185-204o210-232i281-306o326-345i366-384o390-416i423-445o457-477i);~go_function: GO:0022857 - transmembrane transporter activity [Evidence IEA];~go_process: GO:0055085 - transmembrane transport [Evidence IEA]), whose product is MADLESAPEEPARAQDGHGEPEQTSIEQETKDNVVDWDGPDDPQNPRNWPAWKRLTQVGLASAFLLTANLAATMFAPGAAALAQEFHITSSTVSSLTVSIYLCGFALGPMFIAPLSELYGRLVVYHICNIIYIGFIVGCALGKNTGMFLVFRFLAGCASSGPLTVGGGTVADVVPPAQRGKAMSVFSMGPLLGPVLGPIVGGFVSESIGWRWTFWIIVILAGVFFVLSIFLLRETNAVVLLGWKAARLRKETGNAALVSKMDRGLTPGQLFIRAITRPTKLLILSPIVLLLSLLCAFVFGLLFLLFTTFPTVFEEQYHFSAGVSGLAYLGLGIGMVISLAAFAGVSDKLHKALGDSPKPEGRLKPMMWVMPTVPVGIFWYGWAAAKQTHWIVPILGTCCFGFGFLWVVLPTQLYLLDAFGPEAAASALAANVILRLLFAAFIPLAGPSLYADLGLGWGNSVLGFIGVAFLPVPYFFYRYGGWLRERFAVKL
- a CDS encoding Zn(II)2Cys6 transcription factor domain-containing protein (COG:K;~EggNog:ENOG410PMQS;~InterPro:IPR036864,IPR001138;~PFAM:PF00172;~go_function: GO:0000981 - DNA-binding transcription factor activity, RNA polymerase II-specific [Evidence IEA];~go_function: GO:0008270 - zinc ion binding [Evidence IEA];~go_process: GO:0006355 - regulation of transcription, DNA-templated [Evidence IEA]), which encodes MADNAQRPRPPPNRRRDKVQLSCDPCRHRKLRCDRHRPCGACTRRGITNSCIYAKTSSTPDAQRSVAPRQSASLHGRISELESLVVTLMEGQPLPSLPTPNSPRPSDVFPHPERLNKSPDAAAAPADPGTLKLRESGTSYVQSVHWEAILAKIRGLKEDIVPDSNPPGSHLFYGPNRHATRDEILAAVPPRPVVDRLMALHFDSHIVTPYLIHRKKFLREVGSF
- a CDS encoding uncharacterized protein (InterPro:IPR016446,IPR029479,IPR000415;~PFAM:PF00881;~go_function: GO:0016491 - oxidoreductase activity [Evidence IEA];~go_process: GO:0055114 - oxidation-reduction process [Evidence IEA]) yields the protein MDHRVGQRDGLISKFTDIVLLAYKYAQVTLTCSSTNSNDSFLNCYISSRYLPAMSATKLNTLASQRYRDTESSTFADPTASSSSPIPEALQTILSHKSCRAFLPAALANGTLETLLTAGSSGSTSSLYQTWSVVAIQEPEHKAKVAALADDQEFIRQAPLLLVFCPNLRRLHTLSTHYGQQPARALDSMDMFIISVVDAAIAGQNVAIAAEAMGLGICYVGAIRNNAAELCELLNLPPLTWGGVWHGGWVSGFAG